The Mytilus galloprovincialis chromosome 2, xbMytGall1.hap1.1, whole genome shotgun sequence genome has a window encoding:
- the LOC143063222 gene encoding uncharacterized protein LOC143063222 isoform X1: MMAVLIAFCLSVAFLARTSSSLSCFDEICNPPMVCKVEFSHGYPRGGSCEQQHQHGHHPICGNLFPDHGHCHCAEQSCMSRVYMLTTPSLIPVTTAVPIVPTVTTQAPVVTSCMDNEDATFNCKTYQDNYAMCQATTGTLKTIASNRCQKYCGLCGSNTAPPAPITTASTAQTMCIDHEVKCSDQAYINIICSSSHQATKDYAIAICPKSCNLCTEHFASINPGFGK; this comes from the exons ATGATGGCTGTCTTAATTGCATTTTGTCTTTCCGTAGCTTTTCTTG CTCGAACAAGTTCATCACTGTCCTGTTTTGATGAAATTTGTAATCCACCCATG GTATGCAAGGTAGAGTTTTCACATGGGTACCCACGTGGAGGAAGCTGCGAACAACAGCATCAG CATGGACATCATCCCATATGTGGAAATTTATTTCCTGACCATGGACATTGCCATTGTGCTGAGCAATCCTGTATGAGCCGTGTTT ATATGTTGACCACTCCTAGTCTCATTCCCGTCACAACTGCTGTACCTATCGTACCTACAGTGACAACTCAAG CACCCGTTGTGACCTCCTGTATGGATAATGAGGATGCAACGTTCAATTGTAAGACATATCAAGATAATTATGCCATGTGTCAAGccacaacaggaacactgaagacAATAGCAAGCAACAGGTGTCAGAAATACTGTGGTTTGTGTGGAT CCAATACAGCTCCACCTGCACCAATCACGACAG CTTCAACTGCACAAACAATGTGTATTGACCATGAGGTGAAGTGTAGTGACCAAGCATACATAAATATTATATGTTCATCGTCACACCAAGCAACTAAAGATTACGCAATAGCCATTTGTCCAAAGTCTTGCAACTTGTGTACTGAACATTTTG CATCTATCAATCCAGGTTTTGG GAAATAG
- the LOC143063222 gene encoding uncharacterized protein LOC143063222 isoform X2: MMAVLIAFCLSVAFLARTSSSLSCFDEICNPPMVCKVEFSHGYPRGGSCEQQHQHGHHPICGNLFPDHGHCHCAEQSCMSRVYMLTTPSLIPVTTAVPIVPTVTTQAPVVTSCMDNEDATFNCKTYQDNYAMCQATTGTLKTIASNRCQKYCGLCGSNTAPPAPITTASTAQTMCIDHEVKCSDQAYINIICSSSHQATKDYAIAICPKSCNLCTEHFASINPGFGK; encoded by the exons ATGATGGCTGTCTTAATTGCATTTTGTCTTTCCGTAGCTTTTCTTG CTCGAACAAGTTCATCACTGTCCTGTTTTGATGAAATTTGTAATCCACCCATG GTATGCAAGGTAGAGTTTTCACATGGGTACCCACGTGGAGGAAGCTGCGAACAACAGCATCAG CATGGACATCATCCCATATGTGGAAATTTATTTCCTGACCATGGACATTGCCATTGTGCTGAGCAATCCTGTATGAGCCGTGTTT ATATGTTGACCACTCCTAGTCTCATTCCCGTCACAACTGCTGTACCTATCGTACCTACAGTGACAACTCAAG CACCCGTTGTGACCTCCTGTATGGATAATGAGGATGCAACGTTCAATTGTAAGACATATCAAGATAATTATGCCATGTGTCAAGccacaacaggaacactgaagacAATAGCAAGCAACAGGTGTCAGAAATACTGTGGTTTGTGTGGAT CCAATACAGCTCCACCTGCACCAATCACGACAG CTTCAACTGCACAAACAATGTGTATTGACCATGAGGTGAAGTGTAGTGACCAAGCATACATAAATATTATATGTTCATCGTCACACCAAGCAACTAAAGATTACGCAATAGCCATTTGTCCAAAGTCTTGCAACTTGTGTACTGAACATTTTG CATCTATCAATCCAGGTTTTGGG